One stretch of Balneola sp. MJW-20 DNA includes these proteins:
- the purF gene encoding amidophosphoribosyltransferase: MSDKPREYCGIFGVFNHPDASLLTYYGLHSLQHRGQESAGIVSSYHDDDKGRSVMPAHKDFGLVLSVFDDPKIFKKNLKGHSAIGHNRYSTSGSSKNPANIQPFRVHYRKGNLAIGHNGNLSNAKQIRERFRQQGVLFQSTSDTELILHLIAQSKKDDQMDQIMDALSQIEGAYCLVLLTDDKLIAVRDPNGFRPLALAKIGDGYCVASETCAFDINGADYIRDIKPGEVIVIDREAIEKGEPKSHFIKPKQGTGTSQCIFEYVYFSRPDSRIFGEMVDKIRRNLGKRLAKEHPLDEVIKLKDADKKPVIISVPDSSNTAAIGYARENQKMGLECKYDIGLIRNHYVGRTFISPGQKSREQKVRTKFNPVRGVIEGRSVIIVDDSIVRGTTSRYLVDMIRECNPAEIHFLVSSPPIISPCYYGMDFPSPDELMANRFDRDINRMAKEIGVDSLRYLSPDGLVEAVKEANPTSNDYCTACFTSKYPVPVNFGVEKEENELV; encoded by the coding sequence ATGAGCGATAAACCTCGCGAGTATTGCGGCATTTTTGGAGTGTTCAATCATCCCGACGCTTCCCTTCTGACTTACTATGGCCTTCATTCATTACAACACCGGGGGCAGGAATCAGCGGGTATCGTCAGTTCCTATCATGATGATGATAAAGGACGGTCTGTTATGCCGGCGCATAAGGACTTTGGGCTGGTACTCAGCGTATTCGATGACCCAAAGATCTTTAAAAAGAACCTGAAAGGTCATTCTGCTATCGGGCATAACCGATACAGTACTTCAGGTTCCTCTAAGAATCCCGCGAATATACAGCCTTTCCGGGTGCACTACCGTAAGGGAAATCTGGCTATTGGTCATAACGGAAACCTCTCCAATGCCAAGCAAATAAGAGAACGGTTTCGTCAGCAGGGAGTCTTATTCCAGAGTACATCGGATACGGAGCTTATACTGCATCTGATCGCTCAGAGTAAAAAAGATGATCAGATGGATCAGATCATGGACGCTCTCAGTCAGATTGAAGGAGCATACTGCCTGGTATTGCTCACCGATGACAAACTGATCGCAGTTCGCGATCCAAACGGATTCCGGCCACTTGCACTTGCTAAGATCGGAGATGGCTATTGTGTTGCCAGTGAAACCTGTGCATTTGATATAAACGGAGCTGACTACATCCGTGATATCAAGCCCGGTGAAGTTATTGTAATAGATCGGGAAGCGATCGAAAAAGGAGAGCCAAAATCACATTTTATTAAGCCCAAGCAAGGAACCGGGACCAGTCAGTGTATTTTTGAATACGTATATTTTTCCCGTCCGGACAGCCGTATATTCGGCGAGATGGTTGATAAGATCCGGCGGAATCTGGGTAAACGACTCGCAAAGGAACATCCTCTCGATGAGGTCATAAAATTAAAAGACGCCGACAAAAAGCCTGTCATTATCTCTGTACCTGATTCCAGTAATACGGCAGCTATTGGCTATGCCCGTGAAAATCAGAAAATGGGATTAGAGTGTAAATACGATATCGGTCTGATAAGAAACCACTATGTTGGCAGGACCTTTATTTCTCCGGGTCAGAAATCAAGAGAACAAAAGGTGCGTACGAAATTCAACCCGGTAAGGGGAGTGATCGAAGGGCGATCGGTCATTATAGTAGATGATTCCATAGTGCGGGGAACTACCTCCCGGTATCTGGTAGATATGATCAGGGAATGTAATCCTGCCGAGATCCACTTCCTCGTCAGTTCACCACCGATCATTAGTCCATGTTATTATGGAATGGATTTTCCCAGTCCGGATGAATTGATGGCTAATCGTTTTGATCGTGATATCAATAGGATGGCAAAAGAGATCGGAGTAGACAGCTTAAGGTATTTGTCTCCGGATGGTCTTGTGGAAGCGGTGAAAGAGGCTAATCCCACTTCCAATGATTACTGCACCGCTTGTTTCACCAGCAAGTATCCGGTCCCCGTTAACTTTGGTGTGGAAAAAGAAGAGAACGAGCTTGTATAA
- a CDS encoding PAS domain-containing protein: MDFKQIDIKLLDINPSGIVIIRTDGSISYANKKAAETLGLSASLISERSYNSPE; the protein is encoded by the coding sequence TTGGACTTTAAACAGATCGATATTAAACTTCTTGACATAAATCCCAGCGGGATTGTGATCATCCGTACTGATGGCAGCATTTCTTATGCCAATAAAAAAGCCGCAGAGACCCTCGGATTATCAGCCAGCCTTATCTCAGAACGTTCTTACAATTCGCCTGAATGA
- a CDS encoding DUF3095 domain-containing protein, with protein sequence MPKNDFYKKLPEIDRFQDMTNMGIFRPLPDDWYVVVTDVVNSKIAIEEGKYKEVNTIGAACITSVVNELDPMEIPYVFGGDGASLCVPPSAYDKVKSVLVGTQNMAKLAFNLELRAGIIPVKDIRDKGKDVLVARYKVNENYTQALFAGGGLVKADSIIKSDDGEEYRFVSSSQRIEADFTGLECRWKKVSQEKKMVSSLLIEATKGDQVRNMSLYGEIIDEISKKIPSDHPVTEPALKFSFNPTWLSNEVKTRTFMKGLGKKLVYFADLYYQNIIGAILMKFNIKISGFNWGKYKSQFIANTDYRKFDDMLRVVISSTDEERAALLSYLDQKEKHGEIRYGIHTSNAAIVTCMVKKYNGLHFHFVDGDDGGYAMAAKDMIRKMEAV encoded by the coding sequence ATGCCAAAAAACGACTTTTATAAGAAACTCCCTGAGATCGACCGCTTTCAGGACATGACGAATATGGGAATATTCCGTCCCCTGCCGGATGATTGGTATGTTGTTGTTACGGATGTGGTCAATTCCAAGATCGCCATTGAAGAAGGAAAATATAAAGAAGTGAATACGATAGGTGCTGCCTGCATCACTTCCGTGGTAAATGAATTAGATCCGATGGAGATCCCTTATGTTTTTGGCGGAGACGGAGCCAGTTTATGTGTGCCTCCTTCGGCATATGATAAGGTCAAAAGCGTACTGGTGGGAACGCAGAATATGGCAAAACTGGCTTTTAATCTGGAGCTCAGAGCCGGAATCATTCCGGTAAAAGACATCAGAGATAAGGGAAAAGATGTGCTGGTTGCCCGCTACAAGGTCAACGAGAACTACACTCAAGCCTTATTTGCAGGAGGGGGGCTTGTTAAAGCTGATTCGATCATTAAATCGGATGATGGAGAAGAATATCGTTTTGTATCATCCAGCCAGAGAATTGAAGCGGATTTCACGGGACTGGAATGCAGATGGAAAAAGGTATCCCAGGAAAAGAAAATGGTTTCTTCTCTGCTGATCGAGGCTACCAAAGGTGATCAGGTCAGAAATATGTCACTGTATGGAGAGATCATTGATGAGATCTCAAAAAAAATTCCCTCTGATCATCCGGTGACTGAACCGGCGCTGAAATTCTCGTTCAACCCAACCTGGCTGAGTAATGAGGTCAAAACCCGGACCTTCATGAAAGGACTTGGAAAGAAATTAGTTTATTTCGCGGATCTCTATTATCAGAACATCATCGGTGCCATCCTCATGAAGTTCAATATTAAGATCAGCGGCTTCAACTGGGGAAAGTATAAAAGTCAGTTTATTGCCAATACCGACTACCGCAAGTTTGACGATATGCTCCGGGTTGTGATCTCAAGCACAGATGAAGAAAGAGCGGCGCTGCTGTCATATCTTGATCAAAAAGAAAAGCACGGAGAGATCCGCTACGGTATCCATACCTCAAATGCAGCGATCGTAACCTGTATGGTAAAAAAATATAATGGCCTGCATTTTCATTTCGTAGATGGTGACGACGGTGGTTACGCCATGGCAGCGAAAGATATGATCCGTAAGATGGAAGCCGTGTAA
- a CDS encoding carboxypeptidase-like regulatory domain-containing protein, with protein MRNLLFLLSLLIFSTGVMQAQTTIKGTITDAETGDALPGVNVYLSGTSIGAATNETGYYTFKTKLTGRFNLVVSFLGYKSINKQIELTGQDEISLDFNMKVNPLQMGEIEVVDKRDSEWERQFAAFRRFFIGTDGFADETEIENPQAIDFKDAGGAEVEVIFYEPLRINNYATGYHVELELDNALFDPVANTGYWQVYPRYTEMESDSRRQRREWSRNRTEAFMGSSRHFFISLIEGRVRTNRFVMLPGTRAVQEVRDVQRIQRAFPGNWQLITRRYKVFEVINVNFGVAHDPRLDRNGNVEDMNEVSSFQIRNRYNFIIVDPFGNVYNSRDVIFLGPWSEDRFSKSLPLNYGL; from the coding sequence ATGCGCAATCTGTTATTTCTGTTGTCTTTACTCATTTTTTCCACCGGAGTAATGCAGGCGCAAACTACCATTAAAGGGACCATCACAGATGCCGAGACCGGCGACGCTCTGCCCGGTGTGAATGTCTATCTCTCCGGAACCAGCATCGGAGCCGCAACCAATGAGACCGGGTACTATACTTTTAAGACCAAACTTACCGGGCGTTTTAACCTGGTGGTCAGTTTCCTGGGATACAAAAGCATTAATAAACAAATTGAGCTCACGGGTCAGGACGAGATCTCCCTCGACTTCAACATGAAGGTAAACCCACTGCAGATGGGCGAGATCGAAGTGGTGGATAAACGGGATTCAGAATGGGAACGACAGTTTGCCGCATTCCGCCGCTTTTTTATCGGAACCGACGGATTTGCAGATGAAACAGAGATTGAAAATCCCCAGGCCATTGATTTTAAGGATGCCGGAGGTGCAGAGGTTGAAGTCATTTTCTATGAACCTCTCAGGATCAATAACTATGCTACCGGTTATCATGTTGAACTGGAACTGGATAATGCCCTTTTTGATCCGGTTGCAAATACCGGCTACTGGCAGGTCTACCCCCGTTATACTGAAATGGAATCCGACAGCCGGCGTCAGAGAAGGGAATGGTCACGCAACCGTACCGAAGCTTTTATGGGTTCTTCCCGGCACTTTTTCATCAGCCTGATCGAAGGCCGTGTACGTACTAACCGTTTTGTCATGCTGCCGGGTACCAGGGCCGTACAGGAAGTCAGGGATGTGCAGCGTATTCAGAGGGCCTTTCCCGGAAACTGGCAGCTCATCACCAGAAGATACAAGGTCTTTGAAGTGATCAATGTAAATTTCGGAGTGGCGCATGATCCAAGACTGGACCGCAACGGTAACGTGGAGGACATGAACGAAGTGAGCAGCTTTCAGATCCGCAATCGCTACAATTTTATCATCGTGGATCCATTCGGAAATGTCTATAACTCAAGGGATGTCATTTTCCTGGGTCCCTGGAGCGAAGACCGGTTCTCTAAGAGTCTGCCCCTTAATTACGGGCTCTGA
- a CDS encoding helix-turn-helix domain-containing protein: MINSLLRISDIVAIAGISIILFLVLVLINKARNRRNSHASLVIILLSLIPLFLSYKSGLLGEEWQIDLTLLLSNLSFILLGPALYQYVHNFFLGDADRPLFSSRIYVPFTSILIILIIGYVFLSKDLYRVVLGATSVFSFIYFLVHLFLVIRYRSKAMQKLKFFYSSIENKSLHWINIFITGLCVVIILDFIAGIIFATSGHYEVSVINLLFLLALTLYLGYNGLIQGQISENLRDFELPKERDLQEQPDQHKEYEELKNRLLAVIEDKKLYQDEEVSLRMLSEYMDVPIKKVSHLINQYLDTTFYNLINTYRIDMFKKKVKDGELEHKTILALALESGFNSKATFNRVFKQFEGVTPSKYAFSSD; the protein is encoded by the coding sequence ATGATCAATTCTTTACTCAGAATAAGCGACATAGTGGCCATAGCAGGAATTAGCATTATTCTATTTCTGGTATTAGTGCTGATCAACAAGGCTCGCAACAGAAGAAATTCACATGCTTCACTGGTTATTATTCTGTTATCTCTAATTCCCCTGTTTCTTTCTTATAAGTCAGGATTGCTTGGCGAGGAGTGGCAGATTGATCTAACCTTACTGCTGTCAAACCTTTCATTCATATTACTGGGGCCTGCTCTCTATCAGTACGTCCATAATTTCTTTTTGGGTGATGCTGACAGACCACTTTTTAGTTCAAGAATTTATGTTCCTTTCACCTCCATACTCATAATCCTGATCATTGGATATGTATTTCTTTCTAAAGACCTATATAGAGTTGTATTGGGTGCTACGAGTGTATTTAGCTTTATTTATTTTCTGGTTCATCTTTTTCTTGTGATCCGATATCGATCGAAAGCGATGCAGAAACTAAAGTTTTTTTATTCATCCATAGAAAACAAAAGCCTGCACTGGATCAATATTTTTATCACAGGATTATGTGTGGTTATAATCCTCGATTTTATTGCAGGGATCATCTTTGCAACTTCGGGTCACTATGAGGTTTCAGTGATCAATCTTCTATTTCTATTAGCCCTTACATTGTATCTGGGTTACAACGGATTAATACAGGGACAAATATCCGAAAATCTACGCGACTTTGAGCTCCCTAAAGAAAGAGATCTTCAAGAGCAGCCAGATCAGCATAAAGAATATGAAGAACTGAAAAACAGGCTCTTAGCCGTTATAGAGGATAAAAAATTGTATCAGGATGAGGAGGTCAGCCTCAGAATGTTATCGGAGTACATGGACGTACCAATAAAAAAGGTTTCTCATCTGATCAATCAGTACCTGGACACAACTTTCTATAATCTTATAAATACCTATCGCATAGATATGTTTAAGAAGAAAGTGAAAGATGGAGAGTTAGAACATAAAACGATTTTAGCTCTTGCCCTTGAGTCGGGTTTTAATTCAAAGGCAACATTTAACAGGGTCTTTAAACAATTCGAAGGGGTGACACCCTCTAAATATGCCTTTTCGTCCGATTAA
- a CDS encoding peroxiredoxin family protein, which translates to MKLATLLLLTTSIIISSCDRYLSPEEFLDQARSALYDHEGFTYSSKAFYPNPTGKIDTVQFTVAFERSDSSPIGYNYIISRKSEVGDRDLILTGNDYKVVSHKERLVMFYPEEESEKEEDQVKNALPIKNSMIRYLRQTDWTFAGDTVINDQSYKNYSRIDADYMYNENKILVEQHIFINESSKLIDRFERRNYFNGELAQLVSYEFSDFRPQSANEPLSYDYPDNYRTSLLGASPDENLLKVGQKAPDFVTRDEEGNIIQLADYRGGKVLLDFSIINCGYCLQSLRHFNRDNYEISDELTAVYINPLDSQSAMTEFNNQYNVPFPVILSDAAEIAQKYGAFIYPLFYLIDEEGIIEKVIIGYDEEFQESLKSL; encoded by the coding sequence ATGAAACTGGCGACACTGCTCTTACTGACTACATCCATTATCATTTCCTCCTGTGACCGATACCTAAGCCCCGAAGAGTTTCTGGATCAGGCAAGATCGGCTCTGTACGATCACGAGGGATTTACATACAGTTCCAAAGCTTTCTATCCCAATCCGACCGGAAAGATAGATACGGTTCAATTCACTGTTGCTTTCGAACGATCAGATTCAAGCCCTATAGGCTATAACTACATTATCAGCCGGAAAAGCGAAGTTGGTGACAGGGACCTCATTCTGACTGGCAATGATTATAAAGTAGTTTCCCATAAAGAACGGTTGGTCATGTTCTATCCTGAAGAAGAGTCGGAAAAGGAGGAAGATCAAGTGAAGAATGCATTACCCATTAAAAACTCTATGATCCGCTATCTGAGACAAACCGACTGGACTTTTGCAGGAGATACCGTCATTAACGATCAAAGCTATAAAAACTACTCCCGGATCGATGCGGATTATATGTATAATGAGAACAAGATCCTGGTTGAGCAACATATATTTATCAATGAATCATCCAAACTGATTGATCGGTTTGAACGCAGAAACTATTTCAATGGAGAGCTCGCACAGCTCGTAAGCTACGAGTTTTCGGATTTTCGGCCTCAATCCGCAAATGAGCCTCTATCCTATGATTATCCAGATAACTATCGTACTTCTCTGTTAGGTGCATCACCAGATGAAAATTTGTTGAAAGTGGGGCAAAAAGCCCCTGATTTCGTTACTCGGGATGAAGAAGGCAATATTATCCAGCTCGCTGATTATCGGGGTGGGAAAGTGCTTTTAGACTTTTCCATAATTAATTGTGGTTATTGTCTTCAGTCACTCCGTCACTTTAACCGGGATAATTATGAGATATCCGATGAGCTTACCGCTGTATACATCAATCCTTTGGACAGCCAAAGTGCAATGACTGAATTCAACAACCAATATAATGTACCCTTTCCGGTGATTCTATCGGATGCGGCGGAGATCGCTCAGAAGTACGGTGCATTTATCTATCCCCTGTTTTATCTGATTGATGAAGAAGGCATTATTGAAAAAGTGATCATTGGATATGATGAGGAGTTTCAGGAAAGTCTTAAAAGCTTATAG
- a CDS encoding OsmC family protein, producing MPVKNANAVWNGDLKSGKGTMSLGSGTFEGAYTFATRFEDADGTNPEELIGAAHAGCFSMAFSNELAKAGFVPESVETHAEVTLEMIDGAPTISTISLKVNAQVPGIDDDKFQEIAEGAKKNCPVSRALASVNTIKLDATLHN from the coding sequence ATGCCAGTTAAGAACGCAAATGCCGTCTGGAACGGCGATCTGAAATCAGGAAAAGGAACCATGTCTCTGGGAAGCGGTACTTTTGAAGGAGCTTATACCTTTGCAACACGCTTTGAAGATGCAGACGGAACTAACCCGGAAGAACTTATCGGGGCAGCACATGCAGGATGTTTTTCAATGGCTTTTTCCAATGAATTAGCAAAAGCTGGTTTTGTTCCGGAATCAGTTGAAACCCATGCTGAAGTTACGCTGGAGATGATCGATGGCGCACCTACCATCTCCACGATCAGCCTTAAAGTTAATGCTCAGGTTCCCGGAATTGATGATGATAAATTTCAGGAGATCGCGGAAGGGGCTAAGAAGAATTGCCCGGTATCCCGAGCTCTTGCATCAGTGAATACCATTAAACTGGATGCAACTCTGCATAACTGA
- a CDS encoding glycoside hydrolase family 125 protein gives MNRKEFISSIMLSAASLSVPYVPRFWTKRAFESRRPAPEDRNFSSPAVEELLQKVKADIADEEIAWMFENCYPNTLDTTVDFEYIDGKPDTFVITGDIDAMWLRDSTAQVWPYMPLMSQDAKLQELIKGLVNRQMKCILLDPYANAFYKDLEKESYWKEDSAQMLPGVHERKWEIDSLCYPVRLSYEYFKLTGDDTIFDDQWDRAMRLAVQTLRTEQRKNGTTPYRFARETTVMIDSPPFNGTGRPVKPNGLICSAFRPSDDSTNLPLLIPSNLFAAVSLRQLAEIYAEVLEDENMTEECYSFSEEIDQAIRKYAIQDHLNFGKIYAYEIDGFGNKLFMDDANVPSLMSLPYIGAAEREDEIYQNTRKFLLSEHNPYFLNGKAATGQGSPHTGKDSIWPMGLILRAMTSKDPSEIRLCISMLKDTHADTGFMHESFLKDDASQYTRDWFAWANTLFGEMIIGVWSTDRELLNADF, from the coding sequence ATGAACAGAAAAGAATTCATCAGCAGCATTATGCTGTCTGCCGCCTCCCTAAGTGTGCCTTATGTGCCTCGATTTTGGACTAAAAGAGCATTCGAATCACGCCGGCCTGCACCCGAAGATCGTAATTTCAGTAGTCCTGCAGTCGAAGAATTGCTCCAAAAGGTGAAGGCAGATATCGCCGACGAAGAGATCGCATGGATGTTTGAAAATTGCTATCCCAATACATTGGATACCACCGTCGACTTTGAGTACATAGACGGAAAGCCTGATACTTTTGTGATCACCGGTGATATTGATGCCATGTGGTTGCGGGATTCGACAGCACAGGTCTGGCCATATATGCCCCTTATGAGTCAGGATGCTAAACTGCAGGAGCTTATCAAAGGATTGGTGAACCGGCAAATGAAGTGCATACTGCTCGATCCCTATGCTAATGCATTTTACAAGGACCTGGAAAAAGAGTCTTACTGGAAAGAAGATTCTGCTCAGATGCTGCCGGGGGTTCATGAACGAAAGTGGGAGATCGATTCCCTTTGTTACCCGGTCCGTTTGTCTTATGAATACTTTAAACTGACCGGTGATGACACAATTTTTGATGATCAATGGGATCGTGCGATGCGTCTTGCTGTACAGACCCTGCGTACCGAACAAAGAAAGAATGGTACTACTCCTTACCGTTTTGCCCGGGAGACTACCGTCATGATCGACTCTCCACCCTTTAACGGTACCGGCCGTCCGGTTAAACCCAATGGCTTGATATGCTCCGCCTTTCGCCCTTCAGATGATTCCACAAATCTGCCTTTATTGATCCCATCGAATCTGTTTGCGGCAGTTTCACTCCGGCAACTGGCAGAGATCTATGCCGAAGTTCTTGAGGATGAAAATATGACTGAGGAGTGTTACTCCTTTTCGGAAGAAATTGATCAGGCGATCAGAAAGTATGCCATTCAGGATCATCTGAATTTCGGAAAGATCTATGCCTACGAGATAGACGGTTTTGGGAATAAATTATTTATGGACGATGCCAATGTGCCCTCACTGATGTCTTTACCTTATATAGGAGCAGCTGAAAGAGAGGATGAGATCTATCAAAATACCAGGAAATTTCTTCTCAGTGAACATAATCCATACTTCCTGAATGGAAAAGCAGCTACCGGCCAGGGGAGTCCTCATACCGGAAAAGACAGCATCTGGCCTATGGGTCTCATACTTAGGGCAATGACCAGCAAGGATCCATCAGAGATACGTCTTTGTATTTCCATGCTCAAAGACACTCATGCCGATACCGGATTCATGCATGAGAGCTTCCTGAAAGATGATGCTTCACAATATACCCGTGACTGGTTTGCCTGGGCAAATACTCTTTTTGGGGAAATGATTATCGGAGTTTGGAGCACAGACAGGGAGCTGCTGAACGCTGACTTCTAG
- a CDS encoding lysostaphin resistance A-like protein has protein sequence MFIAQAKEGDNRWWKYLSSVLVIIGSFLLGQVPLFLFSYYKKIQSGLSDDQFSEFLDTLSYTSLGISQNTFFLLIMGAFSLTFCAVIFLVPKIHKRPNLSFITSRKKFDHNRFWIGLFTWLIISCCITFLVLDANQYEYTFEIGKFIPLVIIAVALVPMQSATEEIVYRGFIMQGVYKLLGRKWATLMIVALLFAISHAFNPEFKNGFITIIPAYLIFSFTLTYITVIDEGIEIPIGIHTGNNLFVALILSARGASVTTPSIFTTSIGNLIDILPILLGSLSIISFMLLKLRYKWKLALK, from the coding sequence ATGTTTATAGCACAAGCAAAGGAAGGGGACAACAGATGGTGGAAATACCTGTCTTCTGTTTTAGTAATTATTGGATCTTTTTTATTGGGACAAGTTCCGCTTTTTCTTTTTTCCTACTACAAAAAGATACAATCAGGACTGAGTGATGATCAGTTCTCCGAGTTTCTAGATACTCTTAGCTATACTTCTCTGGGTATATCTCAGAATACTTTTTTTCTTCTCATCATGGGAGCTTTCTCCTTAACATTTTGTGCGGTTATATTTTTGGTCCCGAAAATTCACAAAAGGCCAAATCTCAGCTTTATCACTTCTCGCAAAAAGTTTGATCACAACCGGTTTTGGATAGGATTGTTCACCTGGTTAATAATTTCATGTTGTATCACTTTTCTAGTGTTGGATGCCAACCAATATGAGTACACCTTCGAAATAGGTAAATTTATTCCGTTAGTGATCATTGCTGTAGCTTTGGTCCCAATGCAATCTGCAACGGAAGAAATTGTGTACCGGGGATTTATAATGCAGGGCGTTTATAAGCTTTTGGGAAGAAAATGGGCCACCTTAATGATCGTGGCTTTATTATTTGCGATCTCTCACGCCTTTAATCCTGAATTTAAAAATGGCTTTATAACAATCATACCCGCCTATCTGATATTTAGTTTTACCCTGACGTATATCACTGTCATTGACGAGGGGATTGAGATACCCATAGGAATTCATACCGGAAATAACCTCTTCGTTGCACTCATTTTAAGTGCCAGAGGAGCATCCGTAACCACTCCGTCGATATTTACGACGAGCATCGGCAATCTGATAGACATTCTTCCAATCTTACTAGGCAGTCTCTCTATTATCAGTTTTATGCTGTTAAAATTAAGATACAAGTGGAAATTAGCTCTTAAATAA
- a CDS encoding glutamate synthase-related protein, whose product MNKILLKELNELNPLQPAYALVANVDLVMVRYGDEVSVLYGRCHHRGALLSDGYIDGDNLICGLHGWDYRYKSGISEYSNDEQLHKFSSWVEDGKVWVDEDEIIEWENKNPQPYDRDAYQGTYQDIHGTDDEPFVKHIQDLAKNGIKKGGHGQVAAMGVSRQQLPVWDDIQIQTAQLDPAPQFEDVEVNTELIIGPQAAKPLKLKIPVFVSDMSYGALSEEAKIALAKGAELAGTGICSGEGGMLPEEQQENSRYFYELASAKFGFSMDKLKNVQAFHFKGGQGAKTGVGGHLPGEKVTGKIAEVRELEEGTPAISPPKFEDLRSPDDFRKFGDKVRDLTGGIPIGFKLSANHIEDNIQFAIDAGADYIILDGRGGGTGAAPVILRDHISIPTIPALAKARRYLDKKGIGPDKLTLIVTGGLRTAPDFVKALALGADGVAVSNAAIQAIGCLGMRACNTNNCPVGIATTQDHLRARLIIDESADRLKNFFEGTTELMKVLARACGHTSFAQFSDYDLVTWKRDIHELTGIEYAGV is encoded by the coding sequence ATGAATAAAATTTTGCTTAAAGAACTAAATGAACTGAATCCACTACAACCTGCATATGCCTTGGTCGCTAACGTTGATCTGGTTATGGTTCGTTATGGTGACGAGGTATCCGTTCTCTATGGAAGATGTCATCACCGGGGAGCTTTGCTTTCCGATGGCTATATTGACGGTGATAATCTTATCTGTGGTTTACACGGGTGGGATTACCGGTATAAATCAGGCATCAGTGAGTATTCCAATGATGAACAGCTGCACAAATTTAGTTCCTGGGTTGAGGATGGAAAGGTCTGGGTGGACGAAGATGAAATCATAGAATGGGAAAACAAGAATCCTCAGCCTTATGATCGGGATGCATATCAGGGAACTTATCAGGATATACATGGCACTGATGATGAGCCTTTTGTAAAGCACATACAGGATCTGGCAAAGAATGGGATAAAAAAAGGAGGTCATGGACAGGTTGCTGCAATGGGAGTGAGCCGGCAGCAGCTTCCGGTATGGGATGATATTCAGATACAAACTGCTCAGCTAGATCCGGCTCCGCAATTCGAGGATGTTGAGGTGAACACGGAACTCATTATTGGTCCGCAGGCTGCAAAACCGCTGAAGCTTAAAATTCCGGTCTTTGTATCTGATATGAGTTATGGTGCTCTGTCTGAGGAAGCAAAAATAGCACTTGCAAAGGGAGCAGAACTGGCAGGAACGGGTATCTGTTCGGGTGAAGGTGGAATGCTGCCCGAGGAACAGCAGGAAAATTCCAGGTACTTTTACGAGCTTGCTTCTGCAAAATTTGGATTTTCCATGGATAAGCTGAAGAATGTACAGGCTTTTCATTTCAAGGGTGGTCAGGGAGCTAAGACCGGTGTGGGTGGACATTTACCCGGGGAAAAAGTGACCGGCAAAATTGCGGAAGTAAGGGAACTGGAGGAAGGTACTCCAGCGATTTCACCACCAAAATTTGAGGATCTGAGAAGTCCTGATGACTTCCGGAAATTTGGCGATAAGGTGAGAGATCTGACCGGGGGAATACCCATTGGATTTAAATTATCTGCTAATCATATAGAGGACAATATTCAGTTCGCAATCGATGCAGGTGCCGATTATATTATTTTAGATGGCAGAGGTGGGGGAACGGGGGCAGCTCCGGTTATCCTCAGGGATCATATCTCAATACCAACAATTCCGGCACTCGCCAAAGCCCGGCGCTATCTAGATAAAAAAGGAATTGGTCCCGATAAACTCACATTGATTGTAACAGGCGGGCTTCGGACTGCTCCTGATTTTGTGAAGGCTCTGGCATTGGGTGCCGACGGGGTCGCTGTTTCTAACGCAGCCATTCAGGCAATCGGTTGTTTAGGTATGAGAGCATGTAACACAAATAATTGTCCAGTTGGTATTGCTACCACTCAGGATCATCTGAGAGCCAGACTCATTATTGATGAGTCTGCTGACAGATTGAAGAACTTTTTTGAGGGAACCACTGAGCTGATGAAGGTACTGGCAAGAGCGTGTGGACATACCTCATTTGCTCAGTTTAGTGATTACGATCTGGTAACCTGGAAAAGAGATATTCATGAACTGACCGGCATTGAGTACGCAGGGGTATGA